Proteins encoded by one window of Octopus bimaculoides isolate UCB-OBI-ISO-001 chromosome 4, ASM119413v2, whole genome shotgun sequence:
- the LOC106883820 gene encoding uncharacterized protein LOC106883820, which yields MVATLGRDDPALSTVYKWAAEFRRGRESLEDDPRSDHHATVTTEENVDRVHRMDDRQLTINRTANAISIYRVRLENILHNELDMMSFAWWDPRLLIPDQKRTRMITSQENLKFD from the coding sequence atggttgctacattaggacGTGACgatccagctttatcaacagtgtacAAGTGGGCTGCTGAATTtcggaggggaagggagagtcttgaagatgacccaaggtctgacCATCATGCAACTGTCACCACCGAGGAAAACGTTGATCGTGTGCACCGCATGGATGACAGGCAGTTGACTATAAATCGaacagccaatgctattagcatatatCGTGTGAGacttgagaatattctgcacaatgaacttgacatGATGAGTTTTGCTTGGTGGGATCCACGTCTTCtgatacctgatcaaaagcgcacgaGGATGATCACATCACAAGAAAATCTGAAATTTGACTGA